A region from the Candidatus Electrothrix scaldis genome encodes:
- the glyQ gene encoding glycine--tRNA ligase subunit alpha: MYFQDIIAALNSYWASAGCVVMQPYDMEVGAGTFHPATLLKALGPEPWKAAYVQPSRRPTDGRYGENPNRLQHYYQYQVVIKPSPDNVQEMYLESLKRFGLNLLEHDIRFVEDDWESPTLGAWGLGWEVWLDGMEITQFTYFQQAGSIDLKPITVEITYGLERIAMYLQEKESVYDIQWNEEVTYGDIFLQAEKEFSAFNFEEAKVDDLITSFDNYEREALKLVEKDLIRPAYDYCLKCSHTFNLLDARKAISVAERTRYIGRIRNIARQVAQHFVDQRETMGWPMLKEKVAEAA, encoded by the coding sequence ATGTATTTTCAAGACATTATCGCCGCCCTGAATAGCTATTGGGCCTCTGCTGGTTGCGTTGTTATGCAGCCCTATGACATGGAAGTTGGTGCCGGAACCTTTCACCCGGCCACCCTGCTCAAGGCCCTTGGGCCGGAACCCTGGAAAGCGGCCTATGTGCAGCCCTCCCGCCGTCCTACTGATGGACGCTACGGGGAAAACCCCAACCGCCTCCAGCATTATTATCAGTATCAGGTGGTGATTAAACCCTCTCCCGATAACGTCCAGGAGATGTACCTGGAAAGCCTTAAGCGCTTTGGTCTGAATCTGCTGGAGCACGATATCCGCTTTGTTGAGGATGACTGGGAATCACCCACCCTGGGTGCCTGGGGGCTGGGTTGGGAGGTCTGGCTTGATGGCATGGAGATCACCCAGTTCACTTATTTCCAGCAGGCCGGTTCCATTGACCTGAAACCCATTACTGTAGAGATCACCTATGGTCTGGAGCGCATTGCCATGTACCTCCAGGAAAAGGAATCTGTCTACGATATTCAGTGGAATGAAGAGGTCACCTACGGAGATATCTTCCTCCAGGCAGAAAAAGAGTTCTCAGCCTTTAACTTTGAAGAGGCTAAGGTGGATGATCTGATCACCAGCTTTGATAATTATGAGCGAGAGGCCCTGAAGTTGGTGGAAAAGGATCTGATTCGCCCGGCCTATGATTACTGCCTCAAATGCTCCCATACCTTTAACCTACTGGACGCCCGCAAGGCCATCTCGGTGGCTGAACGTACCCGCTATATTGGCCGGATTCGCAATATCGCCCGTCAGGTAGCCCAGCATTTTGTGGACCAGCGCGAGACAATGGGTTGGCCTATGCTCAAAGAAAAGGTCGCTGAAGCAGCATAG
- a CDS encoding methyltransferase domain-containing protein — MGQQNIKELYKKTFNTVAEGYDNPAMRFFPESAQRIASYLNLKGNEHVLDVATGTGCAALALAHDLPDGQVTGLDFSTGMLAQAMEKQEQAELDNIFFVEMDMQAIDYPDQHFDAAVSAFSIFFVDDMERQLAHIADKVKTGGRVITTTFYNTAFTPLVGLFLQRLQQYGIEPPSLAWKRVATEEQCLALFQAAGLQDSQCHRVECGYHLQDASEWWCLIWNGGFRGLVNQLAPADMDRFQEEHLAEVQALASEQGIWLEMNVLYTVGTRTV, encoded by the coding sequence ATGGGGCAGCAGAACATCAAAGAGTTGTACAAGAAGACCTTTAATACGGTTGCTGAGGGATATGATAACCCGGCAATGCGCTTTTTTCCCGAAAGCGCACAACGGATTGCCTCCTATCTGAACCTCAAAGGCAATGAACATGTGCTGGATGTGGCCACCGGGACTGGTTGTGCCGCACTCGCCTTAGCGCATGACCTACCTGATGGCCAGGTTACCGGTCTTGATTTCTCCACCGGCATGTTGGCGCAGGCAATGGAGAAGCAGGAGCAGGCCGAGCTGGACAATATCTTCTTTGTTGAGATGGATATGCAGGCAATTGACTATCCTGATCAACATTTCGATGCTGCCGTAAGTGCATTCAGTATCTTCTTTGTTGATGATATGGAAAGGCAATTAGCTCATATTGCTGACAAGGTGAAGACCGGTGGACGGGTTATCACAACCACCTTTTATAATACCGCCTTTACCCCGCTTGTCGGTCTTTTTCTACAGCGCCTCCAGCAATACGGGATTGAGCCGCCTTCCCTGGCCTGGAAAAGAGTAGCGACTGAGGAGCAATGCCTTGCCCTTTTTCAGGCAGCTGGGCTCCAGGACAGCCAATGTCATCGTGTGGAATGCGGATATCATCTCCAGGATGCCTCTGAGTGGTGGTGCCTGATCTGGAACGGTGGTTTTAGGGGCCTGGTGAATCAACTTGCTCCAGCTGATATGGATCGTTTTCAGGAAGAGCATTTGGCAGAGGTACAGGCCCTTGCCTCAGAGCAGGGAATCTGGCTTGAGATGAACGTGCTGTATACCGTCGGCACGAGAACCGTATAA
- the mqnB gene encoding futalosine hydrolase has protein sequence MGILVTAATEMEMQAFLDAGGDQQGIYRLITGIGPVETTLSLARALQQQAEIRCVLNFGIAGAYLKNDSPVQAGLLDLSLAEQEILGDLGIQLADKVEKFRDDLPVQDSFVLDSDLLALAGGMLSKAGVSYLQGVFITVNCASGTLLRGNQLGRQFRGLCENMEGAAVARVCAEFSLPCLEVRCISNMVEDRNRENWRIQEACAKAGRAAAVIVSGF, from the coding sequence ATGGGCATATTGGTGACAGCAGCAACGGAAATGGAGATGCAGGCCTTTCTTGATGCTGGTGGTGATCAGCAAGGGATATATCGGCTCATCACAGGGATTGGGCCGGTGGAGACCACCCTCTCTCTGGCAAGGGCTCTTCAGCAGCAGGCTGAGATACGTTGCGTGCTCAATTTTGGTATTGCTGGAGCATATCTGAAAAATGATAGTCCGGTTCAGGCAGGGCTCCTTGATTTGAGCCTTGCAGAACAGGAAATTTTGGGGGACCTCGGGATTCAGTTAGCGGATAAGGTGGAAAAATTTAGAGATGATTTACCAGTTCAGGATAGTTTTGTTCTGGATTCTGATCTGCTGGCTTTAGCGGGAGGAATGTTGAGCAAGGCGGGTGTTTCGTATTTGCAGGGTGTTTTTATTACGGTGAACTGCGCCAGTGGAACCTTGCTGCGGGGAAATCAGCTGGGACGCCAGTTTCGCGGGCTGTGCGAAAATATGGAAGGGGCAGCTGTGGCACGGGTTTGTGCGGAATTTTCTTTGCCTTGCCTGGAGGTCCGTTGCATCAGCAATATGGTTGAGGATCGCAATCGGGAGAACTGGCGGATTCAGGAGGCCTGTGCCAAGGCGGGGAGGGCTGCCGCTGTTATTGTTTCTGGGTTTTAG
- a CDS encoding IMP cyclohydrolase: MSDIKKMYTTILGDSFPMDMTISFGDQTLVYRKRTWAIPTEGGGVDERGIRYGENPDQEAALYELVNGNLALGDCKFIEPGNSLVSGISVEDMLQVGKHPGKINLTDVDNGLNIIKYLVDKPAAVILKHNNPCGAAIGANLADAYNKANRADRIAAFGGAVITSRAIDKATAELMSQNYLEVVCAPEFEEGTLEILAKAKNLRVIRMDGINRLADFEKYRFVDFKSLIDGGIIIQQSAVNSIRSAADLKPATATWKGQEYACERQPTPQELDDMIFGWAVEHGVTSNSVIYVKDGCTTGIGTGEQDRVGVAEIAVHKAYVKYADIICFDQYGIPYADLALEIEQGKRDAGDKAAIDAKVKEDRGGLPGSTMISDAFFPFRDGADVGIREGITAILQAGGSMRDYATIEACNEANPQVAMMFTGQRSFKH; this comes from the coding sequence ATGAGCGACATCAAGAAAATGTACACAACCATCCTCGGTGATTCCTTCCCCATGGATATGACTATCTCTTTTGGCGACCAGACCCTGGTCTACCGCAAGCGGACCTGGGCCATTCCCACGGAAGGTGGAGGTGTGGATGAGCGCGGTATTCGCTACGGCGAGAATCCGGATCAGGAAGCAGCCCTGTATGAGCTGGTGAACGGCAATCTGGCACTTGGTGACTGCAAGTTTATTGAGCCGGGCAACTCCCTGGTCAGCGGCATCAGCGTTGAGGATATGCTCCAGGTGGGTAAGCATCCGGGCAAGATTAACCTCACCGATGTGGACAACGGTCTCAATATTATTAAGTACCTGGTGGATAAACCTGCTGCGGTTATCCTTAAGCATAATAACCCTTGTGGTGCTGCCATCGGTGCCAACCTGGCAGATGCCTACAATAAGGCCAACCGGGCTGACCGCATTGCTGCATTCGGTGGTGCTGTTATCACCAGCCGGGCTATTGATAAGGCAACCGCTGAGCTGATGAGCCAGAATTATCTAGAGGTTGTCTGTGCCCCTGAGTTCGAGGAAGGGACGCTGGAGATCCTGGCCAAGGCCAAGAACCTGCGGGTGATCCGCATGGACGGCATCAATCGTCTGGCGGACTTTGAGAAATATCGTTTTGTTGATTTCAAGTCCCTGATCGACGGCGGTATCATCATCCAGCAGTCTGCGGTCAACTCTATCCGTTCAGCAGCAGACCTGAAGCCAGCCACCGCAACCTGGAAGGGTCAGGAGTACGCCTGTGAGCGCCAACCCACTCCGCAGGAGCTGGATGACATGATCTTTGGTTGGGCTGTGGAGCACGGGGTTACCTCCAACTCAGTCATCTATGTTAAAGACGGCTGCACCACCGGCATCGGTACAGGTGAGCAGGATCGCGTGGGCGTGGCAGAGATTGCCGTGCATAAGGCCTATGTGAAATATGCGGACATCATCTGTTTTGATCAGTATGGAATCCCTTATGCGGACTTGGCGTTAGAAATTGAGCAGGGCAAGCGGGATGCAGGTGATAAAGCAGCCATTGATGCCAAGGTCAAGGAAGATCGGGGCGGGCTGCCCGGCTCCACCATGATCTCCGATGCCTTTTTCCCCTTCCGCGATGGGGCCGATGTGGGTATCCGTGAGGGTATCACCGCTATTCTTCAGGCCGGTGGCTCCATGCGTGACTATGCCACCATTGAGGCCTGTAACGAGGCCAACCCCCAGGTGGCTATGATGTTCACTGGTCAGCGCTCATTTAAGCATTAA
- a CDS encoding transposase, which produces MDIFSILYCLSPCLDRTTLRQLAIIVSAILSMPDRVTMLGISRWTEKGGSYRTIQRFFKTKIDWAKVQWIFIRTHLLGNSRVTLLGGDEVVTLKAGKKTFGLGRFFSSIYGKPIPGMCHLQLSLISVEKENSYPLITQQMQQSEKTKSKKSKPLKSKSKRKTKKKKGGRPKGSRNKNRRNVKLTETQKILQENIKKALALVGNTLKLDYFVYDGALGHNNGVRLVRQCDLHWEHSQKVGQMTLAAFREKTCSLNMFHRPAL; this is translated from the coding sequence ATGGACATTTTCAGCATACTCTATTGTTTAAGCCCTTGCCTTGACCGCACAACTTTACGCCAATTGGCTATTATTGTCTCAGCAATTTTGTCTATGCCGGATAGAGTCACCATGCTCGGCATATCACGTTGGACTGAAAAGGGCGGTAGCTATCGAACCATCCAACGGTTTTTTAAAACAAAAATTGACTGGGCAAAGGTTCAGTGGATTTTTATCCGTACCCACCTGCTGGGAAATTCCAGAGTCACTCTTTTGGGTGGAGACGAGGTCGTCACTCTGAAGGCAGGTAAAAAGACCTTTGGGCTCGGACGGTTTTTCTCTTCCATCTATGGTAAGCCGATACCGGGTATGTGCCATTTGCAATTATCGTTAATTTCTGTTGAGAAAGAGAACTCTTACCCGTTGATAACTCAACAAATGCAGCAATCTGAAAAAACAAAGTCGAAAAAATCCAAGCCGTTAAAATCCAAATCTAAACGCAAAACCAAAAAGAAAAAAGGCGGGCGTCCTAAAGGAAGTCGTAACAAAAATCGTCGTAATGTAAAGCTCACGGAAACCCAAAAAATATTGCAGGAAAACATTAAAAAGGCACTTGCCTTGGTTGGTAATACATTAAAATTAGATTACTTTGTCTACGATGGAGCCTTGGGGCATAATAATGGTGTCCGATTGGTCAGACAATGTGATCTGCATTGGGAGCATTCCCAAAAAGTAGGTCAAATGACACTCGCGGCCTTTAGGGAAAAAACATGTTCTCTCAACATGTTCCATCGGCCAGCTTTATAG
- the metG gene encoding methionine--tRNA ligase — MTTYITTPIYYVNAMPHIGHAYTTIVADTYARFRRLCGDEVRFQTGTDEHGEKIVQAAEKEGVSPRDYVDRISASFHDTWPDLDIAPDNFIRTTDADHIKLVQDILQKVYDEGDIYFSEYSGHYCKGCERFLTEKELVDGKCPDHLTVPEEISEQNYFFRMSKYQDWLIEHVESNPEYITPERYRNEVLSFLREPLEDLCISRPCSRLTWGIPLPFDENFVTYVWFDALINYLTGIGYPDGSCFDYWAAAEHVIAKDILKPHAIYWPTMIRAMGLPPYRRLHVHGYWNVDETKMSKSLGNVIRPGELVEEYGVDTVRYFLLREMSFGRDSSFSTEALEARRNSDLANDVGNLFSRALTMLVKYANSTVPELDKETVTEEDRVLVDALEKMVADYSAAMNSFEFHKALQSIWEVIGMLNRFIVTNAPWELAKNSDQAGRLNTVLYVLADSLRLLALVLRPVMPTAAEKMAAALGLEKELATAQLENEGCWGKMQAGTTLNQGEALFPRLAKKKKPQQPQAQQQSKKGKAKKKEAEPEIDMEGLITFEQFGEVELRVAEIITAEKVKKANKLLKLTVKAPEERTLVAGIAKFYAPEELVGKKVIIVANLKPAKLMGITSQGMVLAAKETDEEGNERLVLSTVAGDIAPGSRVA; from the coding sequence ATGACCACCTATATAACCACCCCCATTTACTATGTAAACGCCATGCCCCACATCGGACATGCGTACACCACCATCGTTGCTGATACCTATGCCCGTTTTCGTCGTCTCTGCGGTGATGAGGTTCGCTTCCAGACCGGTACGGATGAGCACGGCGAAAAAATCGTCCAGGCTGCTGAAAAGGAGGGTGTCAGTCCCCGAGACTACGTTGACCGTATTTCAGCTTCCTTTCATGACACCTGGCCAGACCTGGATATTGCCCCGGATAATTTCATCCGCACCACGGATGCCGATCATATCAAGCTGGTACAGGATATCCTGCAAAAGGTCTACGATGAAGGAGATATCTATTTCTCCGAGTACTCAGGTCATTACTGCAAGGGCTGTGAACGTTTCCTCACGGAAAAAGAACTGGTGGACGGTAAGTGCCCGGACCATCTCACCGTGCCCGAGGAGATCTCTGAGCAGAACTACTTCTTCCGCATGTCCAAGTATCAGGACTGGCTGATTGAGCATGTTGAGAGCAATCCTGAATACATCACCCCGGAACGCTATCGCAACGAGGTACTCTCCTTTCTCCGTGAGCCGCTGGAAGATCTCTGTATCTCACGGCCCTGTTCCCGCCTGACTTGGGGTATCCCTCTACCTTTTGATGAGAACTTTGTCACCTATGTCTGGTTTGATGCCCTAATCAATTACCTCACTGGAATCGGCTATCCAGACGGCTCTTGTTTTGATTACTGGGCTGCTGCCGAGCATGTGATTGCCAAGGATATCCTCAAGCCCCATGCCATTTATTGGCCCACGATGATCCGGGCAATGGGACTACCTCCGTATAGACGCTTGCATGTCCACGGTTACTGGAATGTGGATGAGACCAAGATGTCAAAATCCTTGGGTAATGTAATTCGTCCTGGCGAGCTGGTTGAGGAATACGGGGTGGACACTGTGCGCTACTTTTTGCTCCGGGAGATGAGTTTCGGGCGGGATTCTTCTTTTTCCACGGAAGCCTTGGAAGCTCGCCGTAATTCGGATCTGGCCAATGATGTAGGCAATCTGTTCTCACGCGCCCTGACCATGCTGGTCAAATATGCTAATTCGACTGTACCGGAGCTTGATAAGGAAACCGTGACCGAAGAAGATCGGGTCTTGGTGGATGCTTTGGAGAAGATGGTGGCTGATTACAGCGCAGCCATGAATAGCTTTGAGTTTCATAAAGCCTTGCAGTCCATCTGGGAAGTGATCGGGATGTTGAACCGCTTCATCGTTACCAATGCACCCTGGGAGCTGGCCAAGAACTCTGATCAGGCTGGCCGGCTGAACACCGTGCTGTATGTCCTGGCTGATAGTCTGCGTCTGCTAGCTCTGGTGCTCCGTCCGGTTATGCCCACGGCTGCGGAAAAGATGGCAGCAGCTCTGGGGCTGGAGAAAGAGCTGGCTACAGCACAACTGGAAAATGAAGGGTGCTGGGGCAAGATGCAGGCCGGGACGACCCTGAATCAGGGCGAGGCCTTGTTTCCCCGCTTGGCGAAAAAGAAAAAGCCACAACAACCTCAGGCCCAACAACAAAGCAAGAAAGGCAAGGCAAAGAAAAAAGAGGCTGAGCCGGAAATCGACATGGAAGGACTGATAACCTTTGAGCAATTCGGTGAGGTTGAATTGCGGGTGGCGGAGATCATCACCGCAGAGAAGGTCAAAAAGGCGAACAAGCTGCTCAAACTCACGGTCAAGGCCCCGGAGGAGCGGACTTTGGTGGCTGGTATTGCCAAATTTTACGCTCCAGAGGAATTGGTCGGAAAGAAGGTGATTATCGTCGCCAACCTGAAACCCGCCAAACTGATGGGGATTACCTCACAGGGCATGGTGTTGGCTGCTAAAGAAACCGACGAAGAGGGTAATGAGCGCTTGGTGCTCTCCACCGTGGCTGGCGATATTGCGCCAGGTTCGCGGGTGGCATAG
- a CDS encoding type II toxin-antitoxin system RelE/ParE family toxin: MTYSVTILRSAQKQLARLDSQTRNRIASAIYALADNPRPSGCKKLTGRPAWRIRIGTYRVIYEIQDNELIVLVVTIAHRREVYR; the protein is encoded by the coding sequence GTGACCTACTCGGTCACTATCCTTCGTTCAGCGCAGAAGCAGCTTGCCAGGCTGGATAGCCAAACGCGCAACCGCATTGCTTCGGCAATATATGCCTTGGCCGACAATCCCAGACCGTCCGGCTGTAAGAAGCTGACAGGACGTCCGGCATGGCGCATCCGAATCGGAACGTACCGCGTCATCTATGAAATTCAGGACAATGAACTCATTGTTCTGGTGGTCACCATAGCTCATCGCCGGGAAGTATATAGATAA
- the queA gene encoding tRNA preQ1(34) S-adenosylmethionine ribosyltransferase-isomerase QueA has product MSQCNETADNAVQEIYQLSSYDYPLPEELIAQQPAPQRDQSRLLVLDCVNNSRQHTQFETLCHLLRPGDLLVVNNTKVFPARLFGQKTTGGKIEMLLLHFPTRIKEEKGICQAGTLALIKSSKRPKPGSMLHFSENLQARVDALLPDGKAEVSILYPADADLEVLLEQHGEIPLPPYIKRLEGSTEEDAQRYQTKYARHIGSVAAPTAGLHLSKALIKKLQDSGIGFAEVTLHVGYGTFAPVRCEDIREHTLHKELVRVAEETAEAINTTREKGGRIWAVGTTTARTLEFAAKHADTAGKLQAIEELCGLYIYPGYQFQVVDNLITNFHLPKSSLLFMIAALAGKERVLEAYGEAVEQGYRFFSYGDAMAIITKE; this is encoded by the coding sequence ATGTCTCAATGTAACGAGACGGCAGATAATGCCGTGCAGGAGATCTACCAACTTTCCTCTTACGACTACCCCTTACCGGAAGAGCTGATCGCTCAACAGCCTGCTCCCCAGAGAGACCAATCCCGCCTTCTGGTCCTGGATTGCGTCAACAACAGCAGGCAGCATACCCAGTTCGAGACCCTCTGCCACTTGCTCCGTCCAGGGGACCTGCTGGTGGTCAATAACACCAAGGTCTTCCCGGCCCGCCTATTTGGTCAGAAGACAACCGGGGGCAAAATCGAAATGCTCCTGCTCCATTTCCCTACCCGGATCAAAGAGGAAAAAGGGATCTGCCAGGCTGGGACCCTGGCCCTGATAAAAAGCTCCAAACGGCCAAAGCCCGGCAGCATGCTCCATTTCTCTGAGAACCTGCAAGCCAGAGTTGACGCACTGCTCCCTGATGGTAAGGCAGAAGTCAGCATCCTCTACCCTGCTGATGCTGATCTGGAAGTACTGCTGGAACAACATGGCGAAATCCCCCTGCCGCCCTATATCAAACGACTGGAAGGCAGCACTGAGGAAGATGCGCAGCGCTATCAGACCAAGTATGCCCGTCATATCGGCTCGGTCGCTGCACCAACCGCAGGCCTGCATCTCAGTAAGGCGCTGATCAAAAAGCTTCAGGATAGCGGTATCGGTTTCGCAGAGGTAACCCTGCATGTGGGCTACGGGACCTTTGCCCCTGTACGTTGTGAGGATATTCGGGAACATACCCTCCATAAGGAGTTGGTTCGTGTTGCAGAGGAAACAGCGGAAGCGATCAATACAACCAGGGAAAAAGGCGGAAGGATATGGGCTGTGGGCACGACCACGGCCAGGACACTGGAATTTGCAGCCAAGCATGCGGACACAGCAGGTAAGCTGCAAGCGATTGAGGAACTCTGCGGTCTGTATATTTATCCAGGCTACCAGTTTCAGGTAGTGGATAACCTGATCACTAATTTCCACCTCCCCAAATCATCCTTACTCTTTATGATTGCAGCCTTGGCAGGGAAGGAACGGGTCTTAGAGGCCTACGGGGAAGCTGTTGAACAGGGATATCGTTTTTTCAGCTACGGGGATGCAATGGCGATTATCACTAAAGAATAA
- a CDS encoding nitroreductase has protein sequence MDAIACITNRRSIRAFQEKPVSQDLLREIISMACWSPSYKNTQPWKVMVISGEKKEGLSQLMIDMLDNNTPPNPDLPTPASWPEEEQARITYLMNKRQELTGMDLRDPAVVTRAKRANFSFYGAPHAIYLYQDNSLSSWSLFDLGLFAQNLMLAAQAKGLGTVPQAFLTDYAEAIKEYLGIPENNRLVLGMSIGYPDLAAPVNSYRTERSPVEEIATFVE, from the coding sequence ATGGACGCCATCGCATGCATCACCAACCGGCGCAGTATCCGCGCTTTCCAGGAAAAGCCGGTTTCCCAGGATCTGCTCAGAGAGATCATTTCAATGGCCTGCTGGAGCCCCTCCTATAAGAACACCCAGCCGTGGAAGGTTATGGTGATCTCCGGGGAGAAAAAGGAAGGTCTCTCTCAGCTGATGATTGATATGTTGGATAACAACACCCCGCCTAACCCGGATCTTCCTACCCCTGCATCCTGGCCTGAAGAAGAGCAGGCCCGCATTACCTACCTGATGAATAAGCGCCAGGAACTGACAGGCATGGATCTGCGTGATCCTGCTGTGGTTACCAGGGCCAAGAGGGCCAACTTCTCTTTCTACGGAGCCCCCCATGCCATCTATTTGTATCAGGACAACTCCCTGTCCTCCTGGTCTCTTTTTGATTTAGGGCTCTTTGCCCAAAACCTGATGCTGGCAGCCCAAGCTAAAGGACTGGGTACGGTTCCCCAGGCCTTTTTGACCGACTATGCAGAGGCGATTAAAGAGTATCTTGGTATCCCGGAGAATAACCGCTTGGTCCTGGGGATGTCTATTGGCTACCCTGATCTGGCAGCCCCGGTGAACAGCTACCGCACTGAGCGCAGCCCGGTGGAAGAGATTGCCACCTTTGTGGAGTAA
- a CDS encoding DUF4469 domain-containing protein, translating to MSNVQWKPVENALTTPRSYRVQVVPYNTPGYDEMAADISALNPNYNADLIRSLAPLMMEWIQTRLINGDRVTLEDALSFHLTISGRLDGPDSPLPDDEDLINVNIYATRPFVEKIRKEVQLERLPMSKKQPLITSAEDTKLKLTDVLNPDGVLHLTGSNLFFQEDNPDCSCVLQGTRSGQTKQTTFASIANSEVLLVPDIPAQPDPWNNEYTVSISTQYTEHGTVRTGTFGRKLRTPLSVTLGNGDGILTDDANAPYVTVEGGNLTGEEMVRIQVVQDLHEGLLFFNLRDMHEKGEQGEPVRVSGNGPCTLPGFAGSGLTSLDLTVQKYSKLMDMIRNKYGGRLVDVLKVESGA from the coding sequence ATGTCAAACGTTCAATGGAAACCAGTTGAAAATGCCCTGACCACCCCCCGATCCTACCGCGTTCAGGTTGTGCCGTATAATACGCCCGGCTACGATGAAATGGCTGCCGACATCTCGGCCCTGAATCCCAACTACAACGCCGACCTGATCCGTTCCCTTGCTCCCCTGATGATGGAGTGGATTCAGACACGGCTGATTAACGGCGACCGGGTAACCCTGGAGGATGCCCTGAGCTTTCATCTCACCATCAGTGGCAGGCTGGACGGGCCGGATTCTCCCCTGCCTGATGATGAAGATCTGATCAATGTCAATATATATGCCACCCGGCCCTTTGTGGAGAAGATCCGCAAAGAGGTCCAGTTAGAACGGCTGCCCATGAGCAAAAAACAGCCGCTGATCACCTCGGCAGAAGACACCAAACTCAAGCTGACCGATGTACTCAACCCGGACGGCGTACTGCACCTGACCGGCAGTAATCTCTTTTTCCAGGAGGATAACCCGGACTGTTCCTGCGTCCTCCAGGGCACCCGGAGTGGTCAGACCAAGCAGACCACCTTTGCCTCCATCGCCAACAGCGAAGTCCTGCTGGTGCCTGACATCCCTGCCCAGCCTGACCCGTGGAACAACGAGTACACCGTATCAATCAGCACCCAGTACACCGAGCACGGCACGGTCCGCACCGGAACCTTTGGCCGCAAACTACGCACTCCGCTCAGTGTCACCCTGGGCAATGGCGACGGCATCCTGACTGATGATGCCAATGCGCCCTATGTCACGGTGGAGGGGGGCAATCTGACTGGGGAGGAGATGGTGCGTATTCAGGTTGTACAGGATCTGCACGAAGGCCTGCTGTTTTTCAATCTGCGGGATATGCACGAAAAAGGGGAGCAGGGCGAGCCTGTCCGGGTGAGCGGCAACGGCCCCTGCACCCTGCCCGGCTTTGCCGGTTCCGGCCTGACCAGTCTGGACCTGACCGTGCAGAAGTACAGTAAGCTGATGGATATGATCCGTAATAAGTACGGCGGAAGACTGGTGGATGTGCTCAAGGTGGAGAGCGGGGCCTGA
- a CDS encoding PIN domain-containing protein has translation MNNINLQLLFETIAVYPIIQPIIDTAIALRQQRKMSLGDALVAATALEHHQTLLTRNVKDFEWVEGLKVINPL, from the coding sequence ATGAACAACATTAATCTGCAATTGCTTTTTGAAACGATTGCAGTATACCCGATAATACAGCCCATTATTGATACAGCCATTGCATTGCGCCAGCAAAGAAAAATGTCGCTGGGAGATGCCTTGGTCGCGGCCACAGCCCTTGAGCATCACCAGACTCTTTTAACACGAAACGTTAAAGATTTTGAGTGGGTGGAAGGACTGAAGGTGATTAACCCTCTGTAA
- a CDS encoding PilZ domain-containing protein, which yields MNTLNTGEYTRTRQYTRVDFQRDVHIDFDGKKYTHNTVDNLSLGGMYVKGQFDQQKGDTCIVELSNPENDFGIELRARCTVVWVNEEGMALEFLSMGHESFLFLQTTLLYEAEDPMQLGAEFVKAVSFELEPDEDDEG from the coding sequence ATGAATACTTTAAATACCGGGGAGTATACTCGAACCCGGCAGTATACCCGAGTGGACTTCCAGCGAGATGTACATATTGATTTCGACGGAAAGAAATATACACATAACACCGTCGACAATCTCAGTCTGGGCGGAATGTATGTTAAGGGGCAGTTTGACCAACAGAAAGGAGATACCTGCATCGTCGAATTGAGCAACCCTGAGAATGACTTCGGTATTGAGCTCCGGGCCCGTTGCACTGTTGTTTGGGTGAATGAGGAGGGCATGGCCCTTGAGTTTCTCTCAATGGGACATGAAAGCTTTTTGTTCCTTCAGACCACCTTGCTCTACGAGGCTGAAGACCCCATGCAATTGGGAGCGGAGTTCGTCAAAGCGGTCTCCTTTGAGCTGGAGCCGGATGAGGATGATGAAGGCTGA